The following coding sequences lie in one Vibrio sp. ED004 genomic window:
- a CDS encoding DUF922 domain-containing protein, with product MKKIVLSICCLMASSQANADVKVDFPFQKKFEVYEVSGNSVEEIERSFNARPEFLVNEGFDGYTAWKYDFNTNDETCEINEFKLKVTYTLPKFEMSKTSVESAEEFRPYLEKLYRHEQIHCALAVKSMHEIYLAFKGGQRGGCSSANDRVTELESYLVESNALFDVYTSHGEIELAESPFGEEPYLKICEIPFVPMSPRM from the coding sequence ATGAAAAAAATAGTACTTTCAATATGTTGCTTAATGGCGTCCAGTCAGGCTAATGCCGACGTCAAGGTAGATTTTCCCTTCCAGAAAAAGTTTGAAGTGTATGAGGTTAGCGGGAATAGTGTTGAAGAAATTGAACGCTCATTTAACGCTAGACCTGAGTTTCTCGTAAATGAAGGCTTTGACGGGTACACCGCGTGGAAATATGACTTCAATACGAATGATGAAACTTGTGAAATTAATGAATTTAAGCTGAAAGTTACTTATACACTTCCGAAGTTCGAAATGTCTAAGACTTCAGTTGAATCAGCGGAGGAGTTTCGCCCATATCTAGAAAAGCTCTATCGACATGAGCAGATTCATTGTGCTCTTGCAGTTAAGTCGATGCATGAAATTTATTTAGCTTTCAAAGGTGGGCAGCGCGGAGGGTGCAGTAGTGCTAATGATAGAGTCACTGAACTTGAAAGTTACTTAGTGGAAAGTAATGCGCTGTTTGACGTTTATACATCGCATGGAGAAATTGAATTAGCAGAGTCTCCATTTGGTGAGGAGCCTTACTTAAAAATATGCGAAATACCTTTCGTGCCAATGTCACCACGCATGTAA